The DNA region CTACATAAAGAAGGTACTATTAGCTCCGTGTGCTGTTGTAGATAGTATTGCAAAGGAACATAGCATATGTTTATGATGGAGTCACAGTTGATGTAACATGATCACTCAACTATCACGTATTTTCTAGGAACAAGTCTATTTTACTCCCCCAAAATTTTCAGTTATCCGTATGACCCTATTGTTTCCATCCCTGAACTACTAAAATTGGGTTACTTCACTCCCTAATGACATTTGTCATTTTTATTCATCCTTACACAAGTCgtgttttaagaaaaaaaatgtgcaatGACAGATAGCATCATAAACtatgttgtgatttttttttgtaatttttcatgaGTATGCATTTTCATATCACAGAGGTTAAACTGGTCTCAAATGTTTCCAAACTATGGCATTAGTCATgaaaaaattcttcaaatatTTATAACATACGTATGATATCATCTATCATCCTACAAAATTTTGATTTAAAGGACGGCTTTTGACTCAGAGTGCATTTTCATCCTTGGCAAGAATTTTTCTCGCCTTGCTAGGCTCGGTTGGGCTTCTGGAAACGTCAGAATATTCTTGCAACTGAGGCCATCTTGCTTTCGAGGCATTGAGCTTTTTTCACTCCATTGAGCCGAAAAAAAGTGATCTTAAAACAGATTCCTCCCGAAACAAGCTCCATCAGTTGCAGCAACTCACCACTTCTTAGACATGGTTGAGCACTTTTCATTCCCTTCACCTGTCCATACTCCATAAATTGAGCCACCTTCCAGAATACACCATGCTGCTGGGGACCATTAATTTGAGGAGGCATGGCAATGCCCCTTAACTGCAGCTGACCCGGAACTGAAGGTCATGTAATGGTTGTGTAATCTGCTTTCTTCTTAATGAAATACGTGCGCAAAACATTCTCGGAAAAAAGAGGTTTTCCCATTTCTTTAGAAAATAACGTGCATAGTTGTATAGCTTGAAGCATACAATTAATCaaacaaatagaaaataattaatgattcaATATTTTAGTGAAGTTCATAAGCAGATCTTTGAAGTAActaatgtattttttatatcCTTCAACCATTTCAGCTGTTCCATTAACTACATAGATGCCAATAAGCACATCCATACTCGAAATACATAACCCAtaatgtttatttttaaaaaaaagtcaagGCATCAAAAAACTACTTTCTCCTCGTGTATCTAATTTCCAAATATAAATGAAAGGAGTGTGTTAACACCAAACATAATATAAAAGGGTAAATGCATAGTGTAGTAGAAAAGTTACAGACCTGAATAACCCAAAGAAGTATCTTCAGACAAAACCAGGCAAACCCAACAAAGAAAGAGATCTGAAAGAACAAATAATGATCTGAAATGCCATAGAGACATCATTAACCTTATGTAACCATGTCGATACACTTCATATATTAAACGCTAGTCGATAGCATGGTCATTTGTTCATTGTATAGATATAAGGAACAGAAGTAATAGAttttatctttctcaaaagGAAATAATATAATAGACTTCGGAGAATCGAACGATAGCTTGGTTAGTAGAGCCTCCGGTTAAAGGGCCATCCATCGGGTTTGAACTCACGTGCTCACAGGTCGTGTGGGCACCTCTCTGAAAATTAGTTTTAGTGAGTTTTGTTTACAGCCAGGTTGAGTATTCCTCTACCTTTAGAACAACTCGAGGGGACGTCTCTCTgtgatctagtttttttttagaaataataGATTTTATCCACTCACCTCTACTATCGCATGATCAGAGGAGGTGTCGATTGCAGCCAGTGTACAGCTGATGAAAAATGCAGCCAGTATACCCCTGataacaaataaattatattttggTTAGTATCGGACacaaaaaagaaatctattttcacatatGCTTCTTAAAATGTAATTAAAATATTGACATCATCATGAAAGCGACATTTGCTAGGATTGCGCCGAACATTTTTTGTTGCGTGTGGACATGTGCAGGAGGGCGATTTGTTTTGTGCAGCATGGGACCGATGAGAGAAGGCGTCAGTTATTTTCCCTGGGAACACAAAGGTGTTGGGGGTCGCACGCTATGCCCATGCATGCTGGGTCGCGGGATAACCGCGTCGTATCATATGATATGCTATTTTTTCCTCGAATTCGTTAAGCTCTTGATAAACTTTGGAAATAAGGTAACCAAATTTAACCAATTTCACTTGGTTCCTCCTACTTCATACAACAATGTAGTCAACCGTCATATGAGTGATTTTTGAAGTTTAAAGGTGtgggagaaacaaaaaaaaaaggagatctATGACTAATTTAAAACAGAAACGATGGACACAAAATACAATTCATGGAAAACTTATTGTTTCGTCCTAACAAGTATCAGTTTTTCAACTTCTTATTTGATTGAAGGAGATAAGAATCTTACGTAAAGATGCGTTTTGGCCAATAATGCTTCTTGCTGCATTGCTCATTAGGCTTCTGCTCGAACTCTCCAAGCTCCTCTGATCCATTACCACGTGCAGCTTTGGTTATCTGCTCCTTTTCACCACCCGCAAGGTGCAATGCTTCTTCTTTGAACAACCTGCTTGCGACCTAAATCATACAATATAGCCATTATGATGACCACAAGTTACCCAAATAAAGCAGATTACAGCATGACAAAATTATGAATACCTTGCGGAGTTTTTCAAGGTCAAATCTGCTATCAACATAGACGGCACCGGCAATGGCCTCAACGATATCAGCAAGCACCTTTGGAGCCTTGCCCTCTGTTTCTTTCTGCACTGAGTCGGTAAACAGGCTCACCTGCATCACAAATGCTATAGTCAGTAAAAACAATTGGTGTACAGTAACAGAGATAATATGGTCACGAGCTGATCTACTTATACAACGgcattaaaaaaagagaaacaacacCTATATATATGTTGAACTTCCATCGGAACTGCACAGAGTGCTTCAAGCTTAAagatttttcattaaaaaaaatcttgaaataaACATCATATTTCATCATacaattcaaaattttcagatAACACTGGAATTTAGAGCATGATTTATGTGCGTTCTAGCATCACATAAAGCAGGGAGGGGGGCTGCTGCCCTTGCCCTAGCGCCGCCTTGCCCCTGCCCTCATCAGCTGCGCCCTGCTGCTCCTGGCCACCACTGCCCATGCAGAGGAGGCGGCTGGCGGCCCTGCAGCGGCAAGGGAGGGCCTGGAATACCtcaaattttcagaaaaaataattattcaaCAGGAAGGCTAAAGAGAAgacaaaaaattgaattttttatcCGTACATCGGATCAAAGGTTTCGGATGCGTGGAGCTTGTCGAGACAATTCCGTTTAACTATTTATACATACTGTTTAAATAACGAATGAATTCGTAGCAAGTCTAAGTAAATCTAAACCATTGTATTTCGCTTTATGTTGGAGGAACATCTCAACTTAGTGATATTTAGAAGATGCACTATAGTATTCTCATGCACTATAGTATTACTATAGTTATCATAGTATCTCAGCCACCATGCGGTATATAAAGAGGTGAAAAGCTCAAAATATCCCTCTATATataattgtaacataatatcttagagaTAAGTTGGTAATTTCTCTACCCTTTCTCTTTATAAATAAACTCTCAAAAAGCAGGAGAGGAGGCCAGGGATTTTCCCCCATTATACTGGCTTTGCTTCTCTCTTGTTCTCTCCTTTCGGCTCACAGGTTCATCTTCAAGCTTAAACCCTCTCATTGGAGGAGGCTCTCGCCACACTCTATCCGGGGCACATCTTCATACCCCAACAATGCGTTGACTGTGGGGATGTTTGATACCAAGAGCCACGAGAAGACATCAAGATAACAGAACATATTCTCATGGAGGAGCACATCATCGTGCAGACGTTTGCCAAGAGGCCAACGCCGCCGTCGATCACCAAGTCGCCGCTGCACCCTAAGCAGATGCGATGTGCATGCCGCTCTTCGCTGCCTCGATACTGGATATGGGAAAGTTGTAACAAGCGCAACTCCACGCATGTGGCGCACGTATGGAGCTGTGGTCTCGTCAGTCCCTCTCATAGCGCTTTCTTGTCATTTGTTGTGCGCTCTGCTAGGCGCGTCGTTGGTCTCGCGGCTCACAGGCAGGCAACGTGTGGGCTAGGCTGAGACGACGGCTCTAAGAACCACTTCATGCGAGGGTAAACAAGCATGAGCCCTTTGCTGTTGAGAGAGTACTAGCTGGCAAGCATTGCACGAGGCTAGAAAAATCAAGGGGCATGTCGTGTCCACTCAGTGGGGGCTCCTGGTATGGTGCTGCAAGGTTTGACTAAAGTTCTCACTTTCACACCATTGACTATgggatatttatttttatggAGTAAGAAATAATAGTATATTTACTTACCGTATGTGTACAAAGTCTCCATAGTCTATGTTCCGTATTAGAGGGTGCGCGTGAATGGTGCCGGAAGATGGCTCTTTGACGTTTGTAATGTCCACCTGTTCCGTCAACTGATAAGCTCATCTCTTTATAAAGTTTGCAACCCAGCGTATCCGTGCTATATAGGCCCACCTTGTTGTACCTTTAACAGCTCGGTACTCGCTATGTTATATTTTAGAGTTACAAATATCTCACGTAGAAAATGACCATCTGCTGgctactctttttttttaaagttaaaaTATTTCAAAGTGGCTGCCTACTCATCGCTCCTTTTTTAAAGATAGTACACTTAAATCAGCCATACGAACTTGGAGCATGGCCACAAAAGTCCATCGTATTTTACAGCTGTATGGACCGCCATATTTTACGGCAGCATGATTGGTATACCGACGTACTTGCCACTCTAGCCTACTGGGCTCCGGTagtaaaaaatgtttttttaccATGGCACATGAGCCTTACCATTTGCAGCCATATTGTTACATATTTACGATAGCACGTAGCTATGGAAGAAAATTTTATGGGATCGAGTTTTTCGTAGAGACCCGTGTAGCATTTTTACATGTGTCTTCGTATGCATAGGTATGCACGTGCGTGAGCCGTGCGATCACACGTATATGGTACGGATAAGAGTTTTACAGAGCCTTACGCGAGCGGGTCTCATAAAATTTCTCTTCCGTGGCTATGACTACTTTACTGTACTTTCCCTAACACGTGTACAACATTAGCACGTGCTAGTGGTGCTCTCTACCTCTCACACAGGGTCCAGAGAACTCAAGCTCTTGCAGCCAAGACGATTTCCGCTACTTGCTTCTACTCTTGTCTCACACCTCGCAGGCCTCCGAACCGGACGGGCTTCGCAGAGGCCTCCGCGAGAGGACAACCTCACGCCGAGGGCCACCTCGCTCCTGAGCCTCACCTGCCAGAGGACCACGTCGCGCCGGAGGCCTCACCCGGAGGCCACTCACCAGGAGCCGGGCTCCTCGCCGGAGCTCCACGTCGGCGCCGGAGGCCACTAACCCTGAGCCGGGCTCCCCGTTAGGGCTTCACGTCAGCACTAGCCGGCCTGCCTCCAAGCATGGCCGGAGCTCACCGCCGCCGCAGGCCCCGTCTCCAGAGCCGGAGCATGCCGCTTCCGCGCAGCCGGCCTGCCTCCAAGCATGGCCGGAACTCACCGCCACCGCAGGCCCCGTCTACAACCACGACCGTCCGACGTTGCGAAAGCTCATGCTCCACCGGTCCACCGACCTCACTATCACCATCTTCACCGCTGTCCAGGCCACGGGCATGATGGTCCTAATGACCTCGACGGCGGCGCCCTTCTCCGTGCGCTGGCGCCAAGGGGTGGAACTGGCGCCAAGGGGCAGAGCCCCGACTGCGTGCCGACCAACGGTACGCAGCTCGGGGTGCTGTGCCTTGGGTTCTGCCTAACGGCGCTCAGCACCGGCGGGCTCAACCGCTCTAAGTCGAGCGTCTCCAACTTCAGGTCCGAACAACTTCACGACGGCAAGCGCAAAAAGATGCTGCGCTTCCTCAAACAGTTCTACTTCTTCGTCAGCATCGGCGCACTGCTGGCCGTCACCATGCTGGTGGGCGCCACAGGATGAAGTGAGTGGGCTTAGCCTACCCTGGAAGGACCCCGGGCCCTTTGCACAGCAGTGCACCCACGGAAACGTGGACCAGCCCATGAGCTGGCTCTCTCCCACCTCGCTGGGGGCTGAGACATGTGTGGAACTCAATTGAGGAAGCCTGGCTCTGAGCCAAATGGCATGTACAGCGTCTATGGCGTGCCAGCAACAACTCGCAGGACCCGTGGGCTGCCTGCCTCCTCAATGACAGCGGAGCGGCGGAGCCCAGCCTCAGTGGCTCCGAACCGTGCCTACGGCCTCTACAAAAGCAAGATATTTAGTGGACCTTAGAGCAAGGAATGATCGAGACCCGGCCTCCGAGCGCATGTGAGCCCCTCCTCCCGGTCTCGTCGGCTCTGTCTCTAGTCTGATAGGCCTTCGGCAGCGAGCGCTTGAGTTAGTGCGCCTAAGCTCCCACCGACCCCACTGTTGACGTCTCAAATTTAGCATCGCTGTCTACTTTTAACCTTTACACAGCATTCTACTGCAAATTAGCTATTCAGTGATAGCGATAGATAGTAAAACTTAAGTCacatctctattcaaatagtaaataataaaacttaagttatatttaTATTCAACAAAGTACAAACTTAGCTTAAGTTATATCTTGATCAAATAGTACCACATAATGCACAACAATCCAAACTCTCTGTTAACTTGAAGGGACAGGCATAGTACAGTCGAGGTACAAAACCCTACGCACCTGAAGGAATAGCATACCTAGGTAACCTGGAAGGAATAGCATACATAGGTAACCTGGAAGGCATAGCATGCCTCGGTAACGGTGATGCCTACGCACCTACAGGCCTAGCCTCGATAGCAGTGATGCCTACGCACCTACAGGCCTAGCCTCGATAGCAGTGATGCCTACGCACCTACAGGCATAGTCTCAGTAGCAGTGATGCCTACGCACCTGCACGCCTAGCCTCGGTAGCGGTGATGCCTATACACCTGCAGACATAGCCTCGGTAGCGGTGATACCTACGCACCTACAGGCCTAGCCTTAGTAGCGATGATGCCTACGTACCTAtaggcatagcctcggtagcgGTGATGCCTACGCACCTATAGGCCCAGCCTCGGTAGCGGTGATGCCTACGCACCTGCAGGCCTAGACTCGGTAGCTATGATGCCTACACACCTGCAGGCATAGGCTCGGTAGCGGTGATGCCTATGCACCTGcaggcatagcctcggtagcgGTGATGCCTATGCACCTGCAAGCATAACCTTGGTAGAGGTGATGCCTACATAGCCTCGGAGGCAAAAGAGGTCCATATCAGCTTATTGACTAATCCTAAGCTTACTTCattacatgcatacatacatgcacACCATATCATATGCATATGCATCAGAACATATACATCACATACGCGCACCATCTAGCACCATAACATGTGCATTATGCCATATGCACCATCCCACATACAACGCACTATGAATCGCATCATGACATCGATTCATAGCCTTGTGATGACCATGTCGTATCATGGTCCCTCTTGCATCATGGTCCCACAAATAATAACTAACACACCCTCCACCCGCTCACAACCGTAAGACGTGACGGGGTTAGGGGGATGACACTTCAAGCGACACACAATATGCGTAAAACACGAGATGCACCCTCCGCCTGCTCGTGGCCAAAAAGCGTGAGGAGGGTTGGGGAGTTTGGGAGTCAAAAGGCTTGGCCAATCCTACACAAGTTGCATAATTTCTCTATTCCTACCAAAACACGTTGTTTTCAAAACAATTACAGGAATAATGCAGGGGCTGAGATTCCGACAAACTTGAGTGGGACTCAGAATATAGGGGCTCCAGACCGCTCTACCTCTGTCGATCCCCACCGCATCTGCTGCTGAGGGGTAGTGCGCTGCCCCCTTAGCCTCGCGatcgactccacctccggcatccaccactgagggggtagcgggctgcctccctcagcctcgctgTCAACTCCACCTCCAGCATCCACTATTGAGGGGGTAGCCCGCTACCCCCCTCAGCCTTGCTATCGACTCCACCTCtggcatccaccgctgagggggtagcctGATACCCCCCTCAGCCTTGCTGTCGACTCCACCTTCGGCatccaccactgagggggtagcCGGCATCCATCGCTGAGGGGGTAGCCGGCATCCATCGCTAAGGAGGTAGTCGGCATCCAACGCTAAGGGGGTAGCTGGCATCCACCACTAAGGGGGTAGAGGGCTGCTCCCAGCACCTCGCCAATGACTAGCTCTGGCATCCactgctgagggggtagcggaccaccccctcagcctcgccatcaTCTTCGTCCCCAGATATCGACGAGgggggctccggatggctctgCCTCTGCCACGCCTCTCAGCTTTGccgtcgactccacctccagTATCCactgctgagggggtagcaggcTGCCTCTATCAGGCTCGTTGTCAACTCCGCCTTTGGTTTACGCCACCAGGGGCTCTTGACGACTCTGCCTCCACCACGCCTctcagcctcgccgtcgactCCACCTTCGACATCCACTGCTGAGGGTGTAGCAGGCTACCTCCCTCTACCTTGCCATCGACTCCACCTCTGGTTTACGCCACTGGAGGCTCCAGATGGCTTTGCCTCCAccacctccctcagcctcgtcgCCGACTCCACCTACGACAGCTACCATTGAGGGCGTAGTGGGCTGCCTCCCTTAGCCTCGTTGTCGACTCTGCCATGGGGCTTTGGACCATGTCACCACCATCGGACCTCGTTGCCACCGCTTGCGGCCATCACCTAGAGATTTTACAAGGATGGGACTCTGTTCGAGATATCCTGACTCTGTGGTGGGACTAGAGCTAGTTCTCTGTTCATTAGCTCGTCCCTCGAAACCTTGGAGCCAGTGGATGAGGTGGTGTTGTTGGGGGAACGCCCTAGCCTAAAGATATTTAGATGATGCACTATGGTATTACTATGGCTATCATAGTATCTCAGCCACCACGTGTTATGTAAAGGGGTGAAatacccaaaatacccctccatGCATAAGATTGTAATATAATATCTTAGGGGTAAACTAGTAATTAGATTGGCTGGAGATGAGGACAGAGGTTTTCCCCCATTACATTGGCTTCACTTCTCTCTCGTTCTCTCCTTTTGGCTTACaggttcatctccaagctcgagcCCTCTTGTTGGAGTAGGCTCTTGCTGCATTCTATCCAGGGCACATCTTTGTGCCCCAACACTTTAGGTTTTGTTTCCaatttggaatttttttaataaaggcAGGTGATGCCACCCTGCTGTGCCCGTTTCGTGTTTCCTGTGCATGCAAGCATCTCTGCTCCtacacgcttgctgtcagtctaTGCCCATCGTGTCAGGTGCCACCACTGCTCTGCTATCACTTCGCCGCCTGTTGCTATTGTGTAGCCGAGCTAGTGCTGTTGTGCGGCCAAGGAAAGCAAggaggaaagaaagaagaaattgaaggagaataaaagaagaaggaaatgaaagagaaggaaagaggaGACGCAAAATTTGTCGTTGATTTGTGTTGTTCGCTTCGAGCATAAACCCTAATTAGTCCCTGGAGGATGATGGATGAGTTTGGATGAATAGAATCgctgctgaaatttgtgatctGTAGTTTCATAGTTGTGCAGCGAGTTAATTTGTTTTCAAATCTGGTATTAATTGGCGCAGAATCTTGCCATTGCCATAAAATGAAAATTGGCGTTTTGTCGTAATCTTtctaattttgctagtttcgTTCAATTTCAACTAGCGGTATGGCCAAAACAGTGCTGCTGTCCGGTCATTTTTAATCTGCATAATAATTTCTTTATCTGTTTTTGGataaattaaaacaagaatTGGTCCAGAGCACTAAAAGCAAAGTTGTAGAGAACTTCCTGCATATGTCCGAGATGGCCTTATTTGCTGCAATTGGTTAAGTGGATTGAAACATGTGGAAAAAACATTGATCAACATAGAAATTTAGTTGAATTTTCAAATAATGCGAGAATCAGGTTTTTAGGTTTTGGCCGAGGCACTAGTTCAGGTATTCATCATATAGTCTTGTGCTCGTCGTGGGAAGTCAAGTGCCAAGGGTGTGACGTTGAGATCTCATCAAGGTTAAGGCAAGTGCATGTTGAAATTGTGTGATGAcatggttttcttgttggttgaTTTCTCGATCCTTTCAATTATTCGTATTTTCATGTGTTGTTGTGATTCAAGTTTCATGAGTGTTCCTGTCAAAAGATTCAAGTTTCATGTTGTTCCTTATCATATCATTCATGTGCTGGGGGGTTTTTCCAAAAACACCAGTTGTGCAATTTGGTTCATTTGTTTAGGTTCCTGTGAGTAAGCACTAGCCCTGCTAGCTCATTTCTACCAGTAAATGCTAAGGATGTCATCCAGATGTTGTCCGTTTCAGACGGTAACTACTATTCCATTGATAAATTCCAGCATTCAACTTATTGATTTCCAATATTTCACATATTGTCACTTTGATTATATTTTTGGTATGTGTTCTTCTAGTTCCAAATTGTAATTGCTGAGTATTTTTACTTACTTTTGTgatttatttggtttttaggtACCAAGTGATCGCAACATTCACATGATTGCAAGTAGTACGTTTCTACTTGAGCACTGACATACCTTTACATATACTTAGGTCTTTATAATGAGTCATCAGAACTGACTTTACTAGCTTAGTTTTGTTGAGTACTTTGTGGATGAGACGGTTGTTGGTGGTTCTTATGCCTCACTAATCCGCAAGTGCATAGATATCACTGTAGCCTTCACCTCTGAGTATCCCAGGGTATCGTATCCACAAGGAATGAGTAGTATTTTGACACACTTATTTGATTTATGTTAAATAGAGAAGAGGTTGAGGAAGCTTTGTATTGGGAGAGAGAGGAATGAGTTGAGTATTTCCTTCCATCTAGGCTTCACTTTGGCAATCACTTGTCTCTTGTATTTATTAGAAAACTGAATATATAATTAGGCGCTACCTCATCAAACACCTACTGGGTAACCCCAACATAGCTAATCTACAATAGTTGTCACCTAGACACCACGTGGATTACTAGCATTCCAAGCTAACTATATACCTAGACACCATGTCTAAATTAGAGAGATAATACTTTGATAAGCATGCATGGAACCCATAGGTACATTAAATAGCCAAATAATGCTTGAAACCAATTAAAAGACTAGCTCACATCAAGTATTACCCGACCGAAAAAAGAGGAGGCTCACTCCATAGTAGTGATCAATATCATTGAGGTACAAGAGGTGTGAGACATCAGCGTTTTGTTGCCCACACCAAGTCTCCTCAAAATCTCGTACCACTCTCTTCCTATACAAGCTCTAAAAGTGGTGGAAAAATGAACTAACAAGTGGTGGAAGTGATGGAATGGTGAGGGGATGCCCCAAAGGAGTGGGATGGGGGGCCTTTTATACTAGGCTGGTTGGCCTAGGTTGGTTGGCAGGCAGGCCTATGTGCACCAAATTGATCGGGCAGCCTCCACGTGGGGGCCGGGTGGCCTATGCATCGCTGTAGCGGTGGATTGGCGGCCGAAGAGCTTTTGACTAGATGTGAAGAGAATCTTAGGCCGAGCAGCCTCTCCGACAAGTCCAGGCGGTCTAGTCCAAAGGCAGTTCCAACCTAGGATTCCACTTGAAGGCATTGGCCAGGCAGCCCCACTTGTTGGGCCAGCCGACCCATA from Phragmites australis chromosome 8, lpPhrAust1.1, whole genome shotgun sequence includes:
- the LOC133926810 gene encoding ribonuclease 3-like protein 1 isoform X1, whose translation is MQPRSFEADREEAAARVERVLRYRFRDRLLLEEALTHMSFTDGGRGPSYQRLAFLGDSAIYLLFSKYFYREYRDLGPGELTDLRKDYITNKKLARIAVEHNLYPLLRHKCPGFDREVSLFTDSVQKETEGKAPKVLADIVEAIAGAVYVDSRFDLEKLRKVASRLFKEEALHLAGGEKEQITKAARGNGSEELGEFEQKPNEQCSKKHYWPKRIFTGILAAFFISCTLAAIDTSSDHAIVEISFFVGFAWFCLKILLWVIQLQLRGIAMPPQINGPQQHGVFWKVAQFMEYGQVKGMKSAQPCLRSGELLQLMELVSGGICFKITFFRLNGVKKAQCLESKMASVARIF
- the LOC133926810 gene encoding ribonuclease 3-like protein 1 isoform X2; translation: MQPRSFEADREEAAARVERVLRYRFRDRLLLEEALTHMSFTDGGRGPSYQRLAFLGDSAIYLLFSKYFYREYRDLGPGELTDLRKDYITNKKLARIAVEHNLYPLLRHKCPGFDREVSLFTDSVQKETEGKAPKVLADIVEAIAGAVYVDSRFDLEKLRKVASRLFKEEALHLAGGEKEQITKAARGNGSEELGEFEQKPNEQCSKKHYWPKRIFTGILAAFFISCTLAAIDTSSDHAIVEISFFVGFAWFCLKILLWVIQLRGIAMPPQINGPQQHGVFWKVAQFMEYGQVKGMKSAQPCLRSGELLQLMELVSGGICFKITFFRLNGVKKAQCLESKMASVARIF
- the LOC133926810 gene encoding ribonuclease 3-like protein 2 isoform X3 — protein: MQPRSFEADREEAAARVERVLRYRFRDRLLLEEALTHMSFTDGGRGPSYQRLAFLGDSAIYLLFSKYFYREYRDLGPGELTDLRKDYITNKKLARIAVEHNLYPLLRHKCPGFDREVSLFTDSVQKETEGKAPKVLADIVEAIAGAVYVDSRFDLEKLRKVASRLFKEEALHLAGGEKEQITKAARGNGSEELGEFEQKPNEQCSKKHYWPKRIFTGILAAFFISCTLAAIDTSSDHAIVEISFFVGFAWFCLKILLWVIQKVYMYLRGHK